The Malus domestica chromosome 06, GDT2T_hap1 genome has a segment encoding these proteins:
- the LOC103438018 gene encoding calmodulin-binding protein 60 F isoform X2 — translation MKRITRSRFDPNTREEDNNLQEDQLLENGATSSSVEPPNSAAKPPSEQSLTPKIASILDNNVYEAIPESAEWIFLVVALGLEMLSAAFDQASSPSKPHYALLSMLCAVAALLTTIWELTYKAIRERVVLRRSGLLMLPYFYYPPPRNTVFGDLYDIYGLVGGISQSACSAVQYVYFLWHADNPIKSSLLPAIFLMCLGGSRLNRNRRFSSNVDSNNILLTRELTANRPLLDDSSTSAWSLSVQTEREPSSSLQLFFGKNPSPTVFTASKIADEEKNPLQILVVDDQMVPITNLPYPVKVEIVVLDGDFPTGDDDNWTEEEFENNILRQLTGRRRHLLAGEVRLTVRDGSATIGDVEFTESSSWIRSKKFRLGARVIPSPGYQGLRIRAAVTEAFVVKDHRGKHHLPRYLSHTRNNSV, via the exons ATGAAGAGAATAACTAGGTCACGGTTTGATCCGAATACTCGTGAAGAGGACAATAATCTGCAGGAAGATCAACTACTTGAGAATGGTGCAACTTCAAGCTCCGTTGAGCCTCCAAATTCAGCAGCAAAGCCTCCATCTGAGCAATCTCTGACGCCGAAAATTGCAAGTATTCTTGACAACAATGTGTACGAG GCTATTCCAGAATCAGCGGAGTGGATATTTTTAGTGGTTGCCCTCGGCCTAGAGATGTTATCAGCTGCTTTCGACCAGGCTTCGTCCCCAAGTAAACCCCACTACGCGCTACTGAGCATGCTGTGTGCTGTTGCAGCTCTTCTTACTACCATCTGGGAGCTCACTTACAAGGCTATAAGAGAAAGAGTGGTATTAAGGAGGTCGGGATTGCTAATGCTGCCCTACTTTTATTATCCGCCTCCTCGGAACACAGTTTTCGGTGATCTCTATGACATTTATGGATTAGTTGGCGGGATCTCTCAGTCCGCTTGCTCTGCAGTTCAGTACGTTTACTTTCTCTGGCACGCTGATAATCCAATCAAATCATCCCTCTTGCCAGCCATCTTCCTTATGTGTTTGGGTGGTTCGAGACTAAATAGGAACCGGAGGTTCAGTAGTAATGTTGATAGCAACAATATTTTGTTGACGAGGGAGCTGACCGCCAACCGACCTTTGCTCGATGATTCTTCTACTTCTGCTTGGAGTCTCAGTGTCCAAACCGAACGAGAACCATCAAGCAGCTTACAATTATTTTTCGGTAAAAACCCCTCACCCACAGTTTTCACTGCGAGCAAGATTGCGGATGAAGAGAAAAATCCACTTCAAATCCTAGTTGTGGATGACCAAATGGTTCCAATAACAAATCTACCTTATCCAGTCAAAGTGGAAATTGTTGTTCTTGATGGTGACTTTCCAACTGGAGATGATGACAACTGGACAGAAGAAGAATTTGAGAACAACATCTTGAGACAGCTTACTGGGCGAAGGCGACACTTGCTTGCCGGAGAAGTAAGGCTCACGGTGAGAGATGGGTCAGCTACAATTGGAGATGTTGAGTTCACAGAGAGTTCGAGCTGGATTAGGAGCAAAAAATTTAGGCTGGGAGCACGAGTGATACCAAGCCCAGGCTATCAGGGTTTAAGGATCCGTGCAGCGGTCACGGAAGCTTTCGTTGTTAAAGATCATCGTGGCAAGCATCATCTTCCTCGCTACTTATCCCATACGAGAAACAATTCTGTATAA
- the LOC103438018 gene encoding calmodulin-binding protein 60 F isoform X1, whose translation MKRITRSRFDPNTREEDNNLQEDQLLENGATSSSVEPPNSAAKPPSEQSLTPKIASILDNNVYEVPIKAIPESAEWIFLVVALGLEMLSAAFDQASSPSKPHYALLSMLCAVAALLTTIWELTYKAIRERVVLRRSGLLMLPYFYYPPPRNTVFGDLYDIYGLVGGISQSACSAVQYVYFLWHADNPIKSSLLPAIFLMCLGGSRLNRNRRFSSNVDSNNILLTRELTANRPLLDDSSTSAWSLSVQTEREPSSSLQLFFGKNPSPTVFTASKIADEEKNPLQILVVDDQMVPITNLPYPVKVEIVVLDGDFPTGDDDNWTEEEFENNILRQLTGRRRHLLAGEVRLTVRDGSATIGDVEFTESSSWIRSKKFRLGARVIPSPGYQGLRIRAAVTEAFVVKDHRGKHHLPRYLSHTRNNSV comes from the exons ATGAAGAGAATAACTAGGTCACGGTTTGATCCGAATACTCGTGAAGAGGACAATAATCTGCAGGAAGATCAACTACTTGAGAATGGTGCAACTTCAAGCTCCGTTGAGCCTCCAAATTCAGCAGCAAAGCCTCCATCTGAGCAATCTCTGACGCCGAAAATTGCAAGTATTCTTGACAACAATGTGTACGAGGTGCCTATAAAG GCTATTCCAGAATCAGCGGAGTGGATATTTTTAGTGGTTGCCCTCGGCCTAGAGATGTTATCAGCTGCTTTCGACCAGGCTTCGTCCCCAAGTAAACCCCACTACGCGCTACTGAGCATGCTGTGTGCTGTTGCAGCTCTTCTTACTACCATCTGGGAGCTCACTTACAAGGCTATAAGAGAAAGAGTGGTATTAAGGAGGTCGGGATTGCTAATGCTGCCCTACTTTTATTATCCGCCTCCTCGGAACACAGTTTTCGGTGATCTCTATGACATTTATGGATTAGTTGGCGGGATCTCTCAGTCCGCTTGCTCTGCAGTTCAGTACGTTTACTTTCTCTGGCACGCTGATAATCCAATCAAATCATCCCTCTTGCCAGCCATCTTCCTTATGTGTTTGGGTGGTTCGAGACTAAATAGGAACCGGAGGTTCAGTAGTAATGTTGATAGCAACAATATTTTGTTGACGAGGGAGCTGACCGCCAACCGACCTTTGCTCGATGATTCTTCTACTTCTGCTTGGAGTCTCAGTGTCCAAACCGAACGAGAACCATCAAGCAGCTTACAATTATTTTTCGGTAAAAACCCCTCACCCACAGTTTTCACTGCGAGCAAGATTGCGGATGAAGAGAAAAATCCACTTCAAATCCTAGTTGTGGATGACCAAATGGTTCCAATAACAAATCTACCTTATCCAGTCAAAGTGGAAATTGTTGTTCTTGATGGTGACTTTCCAACTGGAGATGATGACAACTGGACAGAAGAAGAATTTGAGAACAACATCTTGAGACAGCTTACTGGGCGAAGGCGACACTTGCTTGCCGGAGAAGTAAGGCTCACGGTGAGAGATGGGTCAGCTACAATTGGAGATGTTGAGTTCACAGAGAGTTCGAGCTGGATTAGGAGCAAAAAATTTAGGCTGGGAGCACGAGTGATACCAAGCCCAGGCTATCAGGGTTTAAGGATCCGTGCAGCGGTCACGGAAGCTTTCGTTGTTAAAGATCATCGTGGCAAGCATCATCTTCCTCGCTACTTATCCCATACGAGAAACAATTCTGTATAA
- the LOC139196947 gene encoding uncharacterized mitochondrial protein AtMg00810-like gives MAQPPGFIDQDHPTHICHLKKSLYGLKQAPRAWYEKLQSALFSMGFQASHSDHSLFVLHKPTLVLVLVYVDDIIVTGPSSSVCNTIISQLSSKFPIKDLGDLHYFLGLEVQKSTSGAFIHQSKYILDLLKRTKMDGAKPCATPLSSVKLDHTGSLLSNPEDYRSIVGALQYLTWTRPDLSFAVNLVCQFMHSPREPHFQAVKRILRYLKGTLGFGLWFPKTTSPLLLNAYSDADWAGCSWDRRSTGGFCIFLGPCLVSWSAKKQHTVSRSSTEAEYRSLAHTATEITWICQLFSDIGFKLSSLPQIWCDNVSAIALASNPVFHARTKHVEIDYHYIRELVLAKLLTVKFVCSADQLVDIHTKSLPRPRFLHLRSKLSLQPSPFSLRGCEEQVTIVKH, from the coding sequence ATGGCTCAACCACCTGGGTTCATTGATCAGGATCATCCTACTCATATCTGTCACTTAAAGAAATCCTTGTATGGCTTAAAGCAAGCCCCTCGTGCTTGGTATGAAAAACTTCAATCTGCTCTTTTCTCCATGGGATTTCAAGCTTCACACTCTGATCATAGTCTGTTTGTGCTGCATAAACCTACCTTGGTTTTGGTTCTTGTGTATGTCGATGATATCATAGTGACCGGACCTTCTTCTAGTGTCTGCAACACCATCATTTCTCAGTTGAGCTCTAAATTTCCAATCAAAGATCTCGGCGATCTTCATTACTTTCTAGGTTTGGAAGTTCAGAAATCCACCTCAGGAGCCTTCATTCATCAATCCAAATACATATTGGATCTTCTCAAGCGTACCAAAATGGATGGGGCAAAGCCATGTGCCACTCCCCTTAGTTCTGTCAAGCTTGATCACACTGGTTCCTTGTTGTCGAATCCCGAGGACTATCGCTCTATTGTTGGCGCCCTTCAATATCTTACATGGACCCGGCCTGATTTATCCTTTGCGGTTAATCTGGTgtgtcagttcatgcactctcccCGGGAGCCTCACTTTCAAGCCGTGAAACGCATCCTCCGATATCTAAAAGGGACACTTGGATTTGGCTTATGGTTTCCCAAAACCACATCTCCCCTACTTCTAAACGCCTACTCCGATGCTGACTGGGCAGGATGCTCGTGGGATAGACGTTCCACTGGTGGCTTTTGCATCTTTCTTGGTCCTTGTCTAGTTAGTTGGagtgcaaagaaacagcacACAGTTTCCCGATCCTCTACCGAAGCTGAGTACCGCTCCCTTGCACATACCGCTACTGAGATCACTTGGATCTGTCAACTCTTCTCTGATATTGGATTCAAATTGTCCTCCTTGCCACAAATTTGGTGTGACAATGTTTCTGCAATTGCCTTGGCTTCAAATCCGGTttttcatgctcgaacaaagcaTGTTGAAATCGATTATCATTACATCCGTGAGCTTGTTTTGGCTAAGCTTCTTACTGTCAAATTTGTTTGCAGTGCGGATCAATTAGTGGATATTCACACCAAATCTCTGCCAAGACCacgttttcttcatcttcgatcCAAGCTTTCACTTCAACCTTCTCCgttcagcttgagggggtgtgaaGAGCAAGTTACCATTGTAAAACATTAG